In the genome of Pelagibacterium nitratireducens, one region contains:
- a CDS encoding BCCT family transporter codes for MFSGFVINPPVFFGAIIIIAVFLLIGVVMPDQAADIFSALQAGILGNFGWLYLLSVGIFLAAVLLFSLGRFGSLKLGPDDATPDFKYLSWIAMLFAAGMGIGLMFYAVGEPMTHFYAPPTAEPGSIAAMRESMAVTFFHWGIHAWAIYAVVGLSLAYFGYRYNLPLTIRSGLYPLLKSRINGPIGHAVDIFAIVGTMFGIATSLGLGVNQINAGLNYLIGVPIGPQVQVPLIAIITALATVSVVTGLDKGVRILSETNLVVAVLLMVFVLLVGPTADLFRDFVQNIGLYLDTLLLRTFNIYAYEPTPWVDGWTLFYWAWWISWSPFVGMFIARISRGRTVREFIVAVLFIPAGFTFFWMTVFGNTAMFVDTGVAAGELGTAVANDVAVGLFQFFTYLPLPAVTSTLAVILVAVFFITSSDSGSLVVDTIAAGGETETSTAQRIFWCVMEGVVAAGLLLAGGLGALQSATIASALPFTFVMLALVWSLYVGMRADLAQQDAQAASPHSGPAHPASGLTWQRRLALMLKAPTLKEVKAFINGDAKAALEQVRDELAKRGWNANLEEDEAAGTIALVAPSEGVRNFVYGLQSSEQRLAAFTAFEASRPEVRHEARTYFSDGSKGYDVMGMTREQLIADVLVQFERYLALVQMPASQLVTAAPEHSVETN; via the coding sequence ATGTTTTCGGGTTTCGTCATCAATCCACCGGTCTTTTTCGGCGCCATTATCATTATTGCCGTTTTCCTTTTGATCGGGGTCGTGATGCCCGATCAGGCAGCCGATATTTTTTCCGCATTGCAGGCCGGTATTCTTGGCAATTTCGGCTGGCTGTACCTGCTGTCGGTGGGCATTTTTCTCGCCGCAGTTCTGCTGTTTTCGCTGGGGCGTTTCGGCTCGCTCAAGCTGGGGCCCGACGATGCCACGCCGGATTTCAAATATCTCTCCTGGATAGCGATGCTGTTTGCGGCCGGGATGGGAATCGGGCTGATGTTTTATGCCGTCGGCGAACCTATGACCCATTTTTATGCGCCACCGACCGCCGAGCCGGGCAGTATCGCTGCCATGCGCGAATCGATGGCGGTGACGTTTTTTCACTGGGGCATTCATGCCTGGGCGATCTATGCCGTGGTGGGGCTGTCGCTGGCCTATTTCGGCTATCGCTACAATCTGCCCCTGACCATACGGTCCGGGCTCTACCCGTTGCTCAAGAGCCGGATCAACGGCCCGATCGGGCACGCTGTCGACATCTTCGCCATTGTGGGGACTATGTTCGGCATCGCCACCTCTTTGGGGCTCGGGGTCAACCAGATCAATGCCGGGCTGAACTATCTGATCGGCGTGCCGATCGGACCGCAGGTGCAGGTTCCGCTGATTGCGATCATCACTGCATTGGCGACCGTCTCTGTGGTCACGGGGCTCGACAAGGGTGTGCGCATCCTTTCTGAAACCAATCTGGTCGTGGCCGTGCTGCTGATGGTGTTCGTGCTGCTGGTCGGACCGACGGCGGATCTTTTCAGGGATTTCGTCCAGAATATCGGTCTCTATCTCGATACGCTGCTGCTACGGACCTTCAATATCTATGCTTATGAACCCACGCCCTGGGTTGATGGCTGGACGCTTTTCTACTGGGCCTGGTGGATTTCTTGGTCACCGTTCGTTGGCATGTTTATCGCGCGCATTTCACGCGGGCGGACGGTGCGTGAATTCATCGTCGCGGTGCTGTTCATCCCGGCCGGTTTCACATTCTTCTGGATGACGGTGTTCGGCAATACGGCAATGTTTGTGGATACGGGGGTGGCGGCCGGAGAATTGGGCACGGCAGTTGCCAACGACGTGGCCGTGGGACTGTTCCAGTTCTTCACCTACCTGCCACTTCCGGCCGTGACCTCGACGCTGGCGGTCATTCTCGTTGCGGTATTTTTCATTACCTCATCGGATTCGGGTTCGCTGGTCGTGGACACCATCGCGGCTGGCGGGGAAACGGAAACCTCGACAGCCCAGCGCATCTTCTGGTGCGTCATGGAGGGCGTTGTGGCGGCCGGCCTGTTGCTGGCGGGGGGCCTCGGCGCACTGCAATCGGCGACCATCGCAAGCGCCCTGCCCTTCACATTCGTAATGCTGGCGCTGGTGTGGTCGCTTTATGTCGGCATGCGGGCCGACCTCGCCCAGCAGGACGCACAAGCGGCCTCTCCCCATTCCGGTCCGGCCCATCCTGCCTCAGGCTTGACCTGGCAAAGGAGGCTGGCCCTGATGCTCAAGGCGCCAACGCTCAAGGAGGTCAAGGCCTTCATCAACGGCGACGCCAAGGCAGCGCTCGAACAGGTGCGGGACGAACTGGCCAAACGGGGCTGGAACGCGAACCTGGAGGAAGACGAGGCCGCCGGGACCATCGCGCTGGTGGCCCCTTCCGAAGGGGTGCGTAACTTCGTTTATGGCCTGCAGAGTTCCGAGCAGCGGCTGGCGGCTTTTACCGCCTTTGAGGCCAGCCGCCCCGAAGTGCGCCACGAGGCGCGGACCTATTTCTCGGACGGGTCGAAAGGCTATGACGTCATGGGGATGACGCGCGAGCAGCTCATAGCGGATGTGCTGGTCCAGTTCGAACG
- a CDS encoding VWA domain-containing protein yields the protein MAEKTPTKTPSTPPTDDRASHAEIADFVAKVGAMSATRTAGTDQRGRLLFAMDATMSRQPTWDLACQLQGEMFETVAKTGGLDVQLIYFRGFGECRASRWVSDARALAGLMTGIDCRGGHTQMSKVFSHARNEHNSKKINAVVYVGDAMEEDIDKLAQKAGELGLLGCPMFLFQEGHDPVTQTAFKEFARLTKGAYARFNAGAAAELAALLRAVAAYASGGRAALKLQQGGPAKLLLEQLS from the coding sequence GTGGCCGAAAAGACCCCGACCAAGACCCCGAGCACCCCTCCGACCGATGATCGCGCATCGCATGCGGAGATCGCAGACTTCGTTGCGAAGGTGGGCGCAATGAGTGCCACCAGGACGGCAGGTACTGACCAGCGCGGTCGGCTGCTGTTTGCCATGGACGCAACGATGAGCCGCCAGCCGACATGGGATCTGGCCTGTCAGTTGCAGGGAGAAATGTTTGAGACGGTGGCCAAGACCGGCGGGCTCGACGTTCAGCTCATCTATTTCCGCGGCTTTGGGGAATGCCGGGCCTCGCGCTGGGTTTCCGACGCACGGGCGCTGGCGGGCCTGATGACCGGCATCGACTGCCGGGGCGGACATACGCAGATGTCCAAGGTGTTTTCCCACGCCCGAAACGAGCACAACTCCAAAAAGATCAACGCCGTCGTCTATGTGGGCGACGCCATGGAAGAAGACATTGACAAGCTGGCCCAGAAGGCGGGCGAGCTGGGGCTTTTGGGCTGCCCGATGTTTCTGTTTCAGGAAGGACACGACCCGGTGACCCAAACCGCGTTCAAGGAGTTCGCAAGGCTCACCAAAGGTGCCTATGCGCGGTTCAACGCCGGTGCAGCCGCGGAACTGGCGGCGCTGCTACGAGCAGTGGCCGCCTATGCGAGCGGTGGACGCGCGGCGCTCAAGCTCCAGCAGGGCGGGCCAGCGAAACTGCTGCTCGAACAGCTTTCATGA
- a CDS encoding sensor histidine kinase has product MPISSKGFARSSLALIIVGLMALIGIVGTTIWLVERNRAHFDEVTEARVARIAAVDLRNLLQNAQSSQRGYLLTLDDRYLEPYRDVVDRIVPAYELLNELLIPYPEAEQSMVQMRSDIETKLAELDRTLELAQQGDLQSALDLVRTDQGEIIMERMRTFLDAIVSAADERTFNGVVEQRGAVGALRIIAIIGALVIIAVVGGAAWLVLRYTREIDTARAEVESVNRDLEARVGERTRDLMRANEEVQRFAYIVTHDLRAPLVNIMGFTSELEASLGPINALVESHAGDPDDPVVVEARQTATEDLPEAIGFIRSSTKKMDGLINAILKISREGRRDLKAERIDLEALVESTVSAVRHQVAETDGDVVIKVATPPVFSDRLALEQILGNLLDNAIKYRHPERPIAITIEGRQERDGRIVIDVIDNGRGISVEDHDRVFELFRRSGNQNVPGEGIGLAHVRIMARNLGGDIQLQSNPDHGTIFTVIVAPDLRAIAKIKDRP; this is encoded by the coding sequence ATGCCAATCTCGTCAAAGGGCTTCGCCCGGTCCAGCCTTGCGCTCATCATTGTTGGCCTTATGGCGCTGATCGGCATCGTAGGCACGACCATCTGGCTGGTCGAGCGCAACAGGGCCCATTTCGACGAGGTCACCGAAGCCCGTGTGGCCCGCATCGCCGCCGTCGATTTGCGCAATCTGCTCCAGAACGCACAGTCGAGCCAGCGGGGCTATCTGCTGACCCTCGATGACCGTTATCTCGAACCCTATCGCGACGTCGTCGACCGCATCGTCCCGGCTTACGAATTGCTCAATGAGTTGCTCATTCCCTATCCGGAAGCAGAGCAGTCCATGGTGCAGATGCGCTCCGATATCGAGACCAAATTGGCCGAACTCGACAGGACGCTGGAACTTGCCCAGCAGGGCGATCTCCAGTCGGCGCTGGATCTGGTGCGCACCGATCAGGGTGAAATCATCATGGAGCGCATGCGCACGTTTCTCGATGCCATCGTCTCCGCAGCGGATGAGAGAACCTTCAACGGCGTGGTCGAACAACGCGGCGCGGTTGGCGCACTACGCATCATCGCAATTATCGGCGCGCTGGTGATTATCGCCGTGGTGGGGGGGGCCGCATGGCTGGTCCTGCGGTACACCCGCGAAATCGATACCGCGCGCGCCGAAGTCGAGAGTGTCAATCGCGATCTCGAAGCCCGGGTCGGCGAGCGCACCCGCGATCTCATGCGCGCCAACGAGGAAGTGCAGCGCTTCGCCTATATCGTCACCCACGATCTGCGCGCGCCGCTGGTCAACATCATGGGCTTTACCTCCGAGCTTGAAGCCTCTCTGGGGCCTATCAACGCACTCGTTGAAAGCCACGCTGGTGATCCCGACGATCCTGTTGTTGTCGAAGCGCGTCAGACCGCAACCGAGGACCTGCCGGAGGCAATAGGGTTCATCCGCTCATCCACAAAGAAGATGGATGGGCTGATCAACGCCATTCTCAAGATTTCCCGCGAGGGTCGTCGAGACCTCAAAGCCGAGCGCATAGATCTCGAAGCGCTCGTGGAGTCGACGGTATCGGCCGTCCGCCATCAGGTTGCGGAAACAGATGGCGACGTCGTCATAAAGGTTGCAACCCCGCCGGTGTTTTCCGACCGCCTGGCGCTCGAGCAGATTTTGGGCAACCTTCTCGACAATGCCATAAAGTACAGGCATCCAGAGCGCCCCATCGCCATTACCATCGAGGGACGGCAGGAGCGCGACGGCCGCATCGTGATCGATGTGATCGACAATGGCCGCGGAATTTCTGTCGAAGACCATGACCGCGTGTTTGAACTGTTCCGGCGATCGGGCAACCAGAATGTCCCCGGAGAGGGCATCGGGCTCGCCCATGTGCGCATAATGGCCCGCAACCTCGGCGGCGATATCCAATTGCAATCCAATCCCGATCATGGGACCATATTTACAGTGATCGTGGCGCCTGATCTGCGCGCCATTGCTAAAATCAAGGACCGACCA
- a CDS encoding DnaJ domain-containing protein, whose product MIWFVLAGAVALIALYLYALFLQGAIRQLVRALRWIVGGVLVIGAAVLGVRGQMLLASFMAAGGLGVLMRGRLGPIDFGAGLSNPNNVSRVSSVYLDMALEHETGAVSGTVRSGHFAGRGLADLSAEECWALYDELSDDADSLALFKSWLDANRAGWRDYFASEFGMETGEEDGQSESQSTAGVSGLEEAYEVLGLKPGAGPDAIKAAHRTLMKKVHPDTGGSAFLAAKINQAKDLLLKETASRKS is encoded by the coding sequence ATGATCTGGTTTGTGCTTGCCGGCGCGGTGGCGCTGATTGCGCTGTATCTGTACGCACTGTTTTTACAGGGCGCGATCCGGCAATTGGTGCGCGCATTGCGCTGGATCGTCGGTGGCGTTTTGGTGATCGGCGCAGCAGTGCTTGGCGTGCGCGGCCAAATGCTTTTGGCCAGCTTCATGGCGGCGGGCGGGCTGGGCGTGTTGATGCGCGGACGGCTCGGCCCCATCGATTTTGGGGCGGGCCTGTCGAACCCGAACAACGTTTCAAGAGTGTCTTCGGTCTATCTGGATATGGCACTCGAGCACGAGACGGGAGCGGTTTCGGGCACCGTACGTTCAGGGCATTTTGCCGGGCGCGGACTGGCGGACCTGTCTGCAGAGGAGTGCTGGGCGCTCTATGACGAGTTGAGCGACGATGCGGACTCGCTGGCGCTGTTCAAAAGCTGGCTCGACGCCAATCGGGCGGGCTGGCGGGACTATTTTGCCAGCGAATTCGGCATGGAAACCGGCGAGGAGGACGGCCAATCCGAAAGCCAGAGCACTGCCGGCGTCAGCGGGCTCGAAGAAGCCTATGAAGTGCTGGGGCTCAAGCCCGGCGCGGGCCCGGACGCCATCAAGGCGGCGCACCGGACGCTGATGAAAAAGGTTCATCCCGATACGGGCGGATCGGCCTTTCTGGCCGCCAAAATCAATCAGGCCAAGGACTTGCTGCTCAAGGAGACCGCCTCGCGCAAATCCTGA